The Lutibacter sp. A64 genome segment TCTAACTGAAGCTGTTTTACGTGTTTTTGATAGGTATGGAGAACGCTCTAGAAGAGCAAAGGCACGTTTAAAATTTTTAATAAAAGATATTGGTTTTAATGCATTTGTAAAATTGGTTGAAGAAGAGCAAAAAGCACTATCAGTAAAAACATACCCGATAGATACTTCTAATTTTGATGCTGAGGTAGATTTATCTCATGTTCAAATTCCAACAGTAGAAATTAAAAATGAAAAAGCTTTTGAAGCTTGGAAAGCAATAAATGTAATTCCTCAAAAGCAAAAAGGTTTAAGTGCTATTGGAATAAAAGTGCATTTAGGAGATTTTTATACCGATAAAGCTAGAATTTTAGCAGATTTAATTAAAAAATATGCAGGTAATGAAATTCGTTTAACATTACGTCAAAATATATTAATTCGTCATGTAAAAAATGAATTATTGCCTTTTTTCTATGTAGAGTTAAAAAAAATGGGTTTTGTAGATTTAGGGTACGAAAGTACGTTAGATATTACATCGTGTCCAGGAACAGATACCTGTAATTTAGGTATTGCAAGTAGTACGGGAATTTCCGTGGCATTAGAAAATGTATTGAAAAATGAATACCCTCAATACGCAAACAACAAAAATATTACTATAAAAATTAGTGGTTGTATGAATTCTTGTGGGCAACATACAATGGCGCATATTGGTTTTCAAGGTATGTCTATTAAATCTGGAAATTTGGTAGCTCCAGCTTTACAAGTATTATTAGGAGGAAGTGTTTTAGGAGATGGAAAAGGTAGAATTGCTAATAAAGTATTAAAAATACCAAGTAAACGAGGCCCAAACGCATTACGTTCAATTTTAAATGATTATGAGGCAAATGTTCTAGCTAACGAAAGTTTTATAGATTATTACGACCGCCAAGGTGAACGTTATTTTTATAACCTGCTAAAACCTTTGTCAGATACTACTAATTTAGAACAAAACGATTTTATTGACTGGGGAAGTGAACATGCTTATGAAAAAGCTGTTGGAGTAGGAGAATGTGCAGGTGTTGTTATAGATTTAATTGCTACGCTATTATTAGAAAGTGAAGAAAAATTAGAAAACGCTTCAGAGTCGTTAAATCTAAATCAGTTTTCAGATAGTATTTATTACGCATATTCAAGTATTGTTAATACCGCAAAAGCTTTGCTAACTTCAGAAGAAAAGAAAACCAATACACATGTTGGTATTATTTCTCAGTTTGATGAGTTTTTTGGAGATAAAATTGATTTAGGCGTGCCTTTTTCAACATTGATTTATCAAATAAAAAATAATGAACCAACTAAAGAATTTGCTCAAAAATATTTGAGCGATGCACAGTTGTTTTATAAAAAAGCAAATGATTATAGAGCTAAAACTGTGAGTAATGAAAACTAAATTAGAAAAAAAAGTAACTTTAGTTGGAGCTGGTCCAGGAGATCCAGATTTAATAACGGTAAAAGGTGTAAAAGCATTGCAAAAAGCCAATGTTATTTTATATGACGCTTTAATAAATAGAGAATTATTAGCGTATGCACCAACTGCAAAAAAGATTTTTGTTGGTAAACGTAAAGGAATGCATAGCTTTTCTCAAGATCAGATTAACGAGTTAATAGTTAAAAGCGCTTTTGAGTACGGAAATGTTGTCCGTTTAAAGGGAGGTGATCCTTTTATTTTTGGAAGAGGTACTGAAGAAATTGATTATATTGAGTCATTTGGTATAGAAACCGAAGTTGTTTCAGGTATTTCATCATCAATGGCTGTACCTGCAAGTCAAGGTATTTCATTAACAAAAAGAGGTGTTGCTGAAAGTTTTTGGGTAATTACAGGAACCACTTCAGAAAAAAAATTATCGGGCGATGTATATTT includes the following:
- a CDS encoding nitrite reductase, producing MQSFRSEIENPIVEKDIIELEKKIQQFYKGEIDEDRFRSLRLARGVYGQRQFGVQMIRIKLPYGRVTSEQLHRISNVSDEYSRGRLHITTRQDIQIHHVSLDRTPELWAELEKDDITLREACGNAVRNVTASETAGIDPEEPFDVSPYAQATFEFFLRNPICQELGRKFKISFSGTDKDTALSFMHDLGYIAKIKDGVTGFKVMLAGGLGSQARLADTLFEFIEADKIIPLTEAVLRVFDRYGERSRRAKARLKFLIKDIGFNAFVKLVEEEQKALSVKTYPIDTSNFDAEVDLSHVQIPTVEIKNEKAFEAWKAINVIPQKQKGLSAIGIKVHLGDFYTDKARILADLIKKYAGNEIRLTLRQNILIRHVKNELLPFFYVELKKMGFVDLGYESTLDITSCPGTDTCNLGIASSTGISVALENVLKNEYPQYANNKNITIKISGCMNSCGQHTMAHIGFQGMSIKSGNLVAPALQVLLGGSVLGDGKGRIANKVLKIPSKRGPNALRSILNDYEANVLANESFIDYYDRQGERYFYNLLKPLSDTTNLEQNDFIDWGSEHAYEKAVGVGECAGVVIDLIATLLLESEEKLENASESLNLNQFSDSIYYAYSSIVNTAKALLTSEEKKTNTHVGIISQFDEFFGDKIDLGVPFSTLIYQIKNNEPTKEFAQKYLSDAQLFYKKANDYRAKTVSNEN
- the cobA gene encoding uroporphyrinogen-III C-methyltransferase; its protein translation is MKTKLEKKVTLVGAGPGDPDLITVKGVKALQKANVILYDALINRELLAYAPTAKKIFVGKRKGMHSFSQDQINELIVKSAFEYGNVVRLKGGDPFIFGRGTEEIDYIESFGIETEVVSGISSSMAVPASQGISLTKRGVAESFWVITGTTSEKKLSGDVYLAAQSTATVVILMGMSKLDEIVSVFKKYNKTEIPTAIIQNGTTKNEKLGLGTINTIEEVVAQKKLSSPAIIVIGEVVKESSKFHLFYKNVHSELLKEL